A stretch of DNA from Kangiella sediminilitoris:
TCAAGGTCGCTTTGTGTGTTTATCGGACTCGCGCATCGGTGGCAGCTGCTATCCTTAAGCGAAACAGCATCCTGGCAGGGATCACAGATACCCGTGGAGGTATGGGGCGAGCCGCAAAAAGAGCAATGGCTGAGAGCTAGCACCGCTTTTAGCGGTTTTGAGAGTTTATGAAAGAAGCTCATTGTAAACCTAAATTCCTTTTTCTTGGTTGACAGTGTATTCTTAGAAAGTAAACTGCACGCTATTCCTGACATTGCGTGCAAAACAGTTACTATAAGGGTTAAAGAAAGAATGAGCAATCTAGAAAAGCTAAATAGTGGAAAGGTCCGTAATGATTGGACTGTGGCAGAAATTGAGGCGGTATATAACCAGCCTTTCAATGACTTAATGTTCGCTGCTCAATCGGTTCACCGCCAACACTTTAACCCTAATGAAGTTCAAACCAGCACCCTGTTGAGCATCAAAACGGGCGCTTGCCCTGAAGATTGTGCCTACTGCCCTCAGTCAGGTCATTACAATACGGGGTTATCGAAAGAAAAGCTTATGGCGGTACAGGAAGTTGTTGAAAAAGCAAAGCAGGCAAAGAAAACGGGAGCAACACGTTTCTGTATGGGTGCTGCATGGCGTTCGCCGCGTGATAAAGATCTGGATGTGGTGTTGGAAATGGTTCGACAGGTTAAGGATCTGGGTCTGGAAACCTGCGTGACGTTAGGCATGTTGACTGATGAGCAGGCAGGAAAATTGGCTGAAGCTGGTCTGGACTACTACAACCATAACCTAGATACTTCGCCTGAATACTACGAGCAGATTATTACCACCCGTAGCTATGATAACCGCTTAGATACGCTTCAAAATGTTCGTGATGCAGGTATTAATGTCTGTAGTGGCGGTATCATTGGTATGGGTGAAAATACCAAAGATCGTTATGGGCTATTAAAAGAGCTAGCGAACATGCCAGAGCATCCGCAAAGTGTTCCAATTAATATGTTGGTCGCTGTACCGGGTACACCTTTAGGCGAAGTTGAAAAACTAGATGAATTCGACTTTATCCGCATGATTGCAACAGCCCGAATTATCATGCCACAGTCATATGTCCGTTTATCGGCAGGGCGCGAAGATATGAATGAGCAGACACAGTCGCTATGTTTCCTGGCTGGAGCTAATTCTATTTTCTATGGCGAAAAACTATTAACAACAGCAAATCCAGAAGCGGAAGCTGATGCTATATTGTTTGAACGTTTAGGAATTAACCCTGAGAAACGTCACCATTCAGAAGATGAAATAGCAGCTGAAGCAGCAGAGTTTGCGGCGCAGGCAGCTGAAAAAGCTACAGCAAAGGGCAAGGCGCAGTTCTACGACGCAACACAAGTTAAATAACCAGTTGTTAAGCTGTTTAGCCATCACAAGTCACCAGCCACTGGGTTTTCACTATGTGGAATAAGCTTGAAAGCCGTTTAAAGCAGAGACAGGCGCAGGATTTAATCCGTCAGCGTCTAACCCTGGAAAGCGGACAAGATACTGAAGTCAGTGTTAATGCCACCCATTACGTCAACTTCAGCAGCAACGACTACCTTGGCCTAGCCAGCCATCCCAAGATGGCTGAGACTATGATTTCAGCGGTAAAACGTTACGGTCCTGGTAGCGGTGCTTCACATCTTGTGGTGGGTCACAGCAAAGAACATAATTTACTTGAAGAGGAGCTGGCTGAGTTCGTTGGAACTGAGAGAGCGGTTTTATTTTCTTCTGGCTTTATGGCTAATTATGGCGTATTGACCAGCCTGTTTGATAGGAAGGACCTGCTGGTTCAGGATAAGCTTAATCACGCATCATTGATTGATGGCGGGCGTGCCAGTGAAGCCAAAATGTTGCGCTATGCCCATAATGATTTGAACTCATTACAGAGACAGCTAAAACATCAGGTCGATACTAAAATTATTGTGACCGATGGTGTCTTCAGTATGGATGGTGACCTGGCTCCATTACCAGAAATTCTTTCCTTGGCCGAGAGCAGTCAGTCACAGTTGATGGTTGATGATGCCCATGGCTTTGGCGTTTTAGGTGAGTCTGGAAAAGGCTCCCTGGAGTATTTTGAGCTGGAGCAGGGACGGGTAGATATTTACATGGCAACATTGGGTAAAGCGATTGGAGGTTATGGAGCTTTTGTCGCTGGTAAAAGCACTCTTATTGAAGCCTTAATCCAGTTCGCACGTAGTTATATTTATACCACTGCCATACCGCCGGTAGTTGCGGCAGTAAATCGTGAGGGTTTGAGACTGGTACAGAGTGAGCCGGAACTAAGGCAAAACCTTCAGGATAATATCCAATATTTCAAACAGTTGGCTGAGGAAGCAAGGCTACCACTGATGCCATCCGATACAGCAATTCAGCCATTAATGGTAAAGAAAAGTGATGCTGCAATCCGCATCAGTCAGTCTCTAAGAGATAGAGGGTTGTTGGTTGTGGCTATCAGGCCGCCGACAGTTCCAGAAAATACAGCCAGGCTGCGTATCACGCTTACGGCGAATCATACCAAAGCTCACATTGAACAACTGATCGAAGCAATTAAAGATAATATTCAGGTTATACCATGAGTAAATTGAAGCCATATGTTGAAACTTTAGGAAAGGGTCCAGATCTCGTCTTGTTACACGGCTGGGGACTTCACTCGGGTATCTGGGAACTGGTTACTGAGCAGCTTGCAAAGGACTTTACCTTGCACATGATCGACTTACCGGGTTTTGGCCGTTCGCCACTACCGGGTGGTCAATATGATCTTGATTTATTAACGGAGCAAGTATTAAAAGTAGCACCTGAGAAAGCAAACTATCTTGGCTGGTCGCTTGGCGGATTGGTTGCTACTCAAATTGCAATACAAAACCCTGGCAGAGTGGAGTCTTTGATTACTGTTTCCAGCTCCCCGCGTTTCGTTCAAAGCGAAGACTGGGAGCATGCTATGAAGCCTAACATTATGGACAGTTTCTGCCGTTATCTGGAAGAGGATTATCAAGGTACAATCATCCGCTTTTTGGCGATTCAGGCTATTGGCAGTGAAACTCAGAAAGCAGATATTAAGAGGCTGCGAGACACGGTTTTCTTACATGGGTTACCGGCAACAAAAGCACTACGAGAAGGGTTGGCACTACTTAACGATGTGGATCTACGTCAAGATATAAAGCATATTCAGGTGCCATTCCTCAGACTGTATGGTCGACTTGACTCGTTGGTACCTGTTAAGGCAGCGGAAACTATTAAACAGCTTGTTCCCCAGAGTGAGCAGCATGTTTTCCCAAAAGCAAGCCACGCTCCATTTCTCTCCCACACGGACAGTTTTATTGAAAAAGTGAGTGAGTTTTTAAAAGCATGAACCAAATAACTCCCGGTGAAGTTGCCCGTTCATTCAGTAAAGCTGCAAAAACGTATGATGCAGCTGCATTCTTTCAGCGAATCGCTGGTGAGCGGCTGTATGAGAGACTGGATTATTTTAAGCTAGAGCCAAAGTCAATTGTGGATTTAGGCTGCGGGACGGGGGTTTTTACCAGAGAGCTTTCCCAGCGCTTTACACAGGCACAGGTTACTGGTGTCGATATTGCAGAGGGTATGATTCAGTGGTGCCAGCAACAGTCTTCTGCTGAGCGGTACCTCTGTGCTGATGCCATGACTTTACCATTCCCTGATAACTCTGTTGATCTGATTTTCTCAAACTTGGCGATTCAATGGGTCAACGATTTATCTGCTCTTTTTCAAGAGCTGAATAGAGTTCTGCGACCGGATGGCTTGCTTCTATTCACCACACTGGGCCCGGATAGTCTAAAAGAGTTGAAGCAAAGTTTTGCTGAGGTGGACCACTATCAGCATGTTAATGATTTTATTGATATGCACCACGTTGGTGATGCCATGCTAAATTCTCAATTAAGTGATCCTGTAGTGGATGCTGAAGCAGTTGTCATTAGCTATGACAAAGCTTTGGAGCTTATGCGGGACTTAAAAGATATTGGGGCCCACAATATTGATAGTCGACGCAACAGCGGGTTGATGGGGCCTAATAAATTAAAGGCAGTTGAAAAGGCATACCGGCAGTTTGCAATGAGTGACGGGAAATTACCCGCCACCTATGAACTCATTTATGGACATGCCTTTGGCACTGAAATGAAAAAAGTTACAGATTATCACGAGTATATTGTGGAGCTGGCTGAAGGTAAACGAGAGCCTTAGTCTATAAATTATCGAGTTTTATTTTCAAACTTCACTACTTTATCTTCCAGCTCTTTTTCTTTAGCTTTAAGAATATCTTTAACATTCTTCATTTGTGAGTCGTGCAGAAAATCTCGTAGCGTTTCAAATTCGGTTCTGTAGAAGTCACGCTCATCACGTAAGTTGTCAGTATTTTTACTCAAAGTCTGGTTTGCCGATATCAACCGTTTATGGCTCTTTTTAATATGCTCATAGTCAGATAAGTAGTTCTCCTTGAACTCTTCAATTTCATCTTTAGCTTCTTGACGAACATATTTGATTTTTTCTCGTTGCTGTTCTTTGAGCTCATAAATTTCCGACTCATACTCCTGCTTTAAGTTAGTAATCGTTTGTAGAGCGTCCATATAGTTTTTATGAGCTTCTTCGTAACTATCCAGTGTCTCTTGATACTTTGAATTTAGCTCACGGTGTTCACGAACGAGGGAAGTATTCCTATCTGACAGGCTGGTAAGTGAATCCTGAAGTTTTCTGTAATCTGACTCCAGTTCTTCAATTTTACCTTTCTTTTTTGCGATATTCTGAGTGTTCTCTTTGATGATGTTTTTCAATTCATCATTTTTGGACTCAAGCTGACGTACCAGCGCGTGTTTTAACGTAGCCATGACTACTGCGGCCAGCAGCAGTACCAGTGCTATGACGCCAAGAACTAATGTGATAGTGTTGTCGCTTGTCAAATTCTCCATAAATACTCTTAAATTAATGGATTGAAATGCTCTAGTTAGGCCATAGTATATAGAAATCACGCCGGTCTAATTGTGCGAGGTATAACAGATTGAATAAAGGCCAAAGAAAATTTTTTGTAACGGGAACTGATACCGAAATTGGTAAGACTTTTATCAGTGCGGCACTACTCCGAGCATTAGCCCATAAAGGAAAGAAAGCGGCGGGATTGAAGCCCATAGCCTCCGATGCTCAGCCAGTACAGGGGATTATGAAAAATGAAGACGCGCTAGAACTCCAGAAGGCGGCTAGCATGTCCCTGAGTTATAGTGAGATCAATCCTTTTTGCTTTGAGCCGGCTATTGCGCCACATATAGCTGCAGATTTAGCAGGAACCTCCCTCAGTGTAGAACGATTGCAAAATAGTGTAATTATCCCTGATGATGCAGAAACGGTTCTGATAGAAGGTGCCGGAGGGTGGCTTACACCGCTTAATAATCAAGAAACCTATGCTGACTGGGTCGAGCAGAGTGGTTTTGAAGTGATTTTAGTGGTTGGTATGAAGCTGGGATGCTTAAATCACGCTATGTTGTCTGTTCGTGATATTGAGCGTCGGGGCTTAAAGCTTGCTGGTTGGGTGGCTAATTTCCCAGTAGGAAAAATGAATATGGCGGAAGATAATGTGCAGTGGCTTAAGAGTAATATTGAAGCGCCTTGTCTGGGAATAGTGCCGCAACAAGACGCTTCACAGGACGCTGATAGTGTCAGTCAGCTACTGGACGTGAGTAGCCTTCTCTGAAGTAACGCACTGGTTGCGCACGCAACTGACATTGGGCTTAGGAGTGATTACACAAATGCCCATAATTTGGTTCTCTTTATTATATTGGTCACGTAGCTTTTGGTAGCGGTTGCCAAGCTCTTGTAGTTTGGCAACATCGCTGCTGGTTTTGGAGTA
This window harbors:
- the bioB gene encoding biotin synthase BioB, coding for MSNLEKLNSGKVRNDWTVAEIEAVYNQPFNDLMFAAQSVHRQHFNPNEVQTSTLLSIKTGACPEDCAYCPQSGHYNTGLSKEKLMAVQEVVEKAKQAKKTGATRFCMGAAWRSPRDKDLDVVLEMVRQVKDLGLETCVTLGMLTDEQAGKLAEAGLDYYNHNLDTSPEYYEQIITTRSYDNRLDTLQNVRDAGINVCSGGIIGMGENTKDRYGLLKELANMPEHPQSVPINMLVAVPGTPLGEVEKLDEFDFIRMIATARIIMPQSYVRLSAGREDMNEQTQSLCFLAGANSIFYGEKLLTTANPEAEADAILFERLGINPEKRHHSEDEIAAEAAEFAAQAAEKATAKGKAQFYDATQVK
- the bioF gene encoding 8-amino-7-oxononanoate synthase is translated as MWNKLESRLKQRQAQDLIRQRLTLESGQDTEVSVNATHYVNFSSNDYLGLASHPKMAETMISAVKRYGPGSGASHLVVGHSKEHNLLEEELAEFVGTERAVLFSSGFMANYGVLTSLFDRKDLLVQDKLNHASLIDGGRASEAKMLRYAHNDLNSLQRQLKHQVDTKIIVTDGVFSMDGDLAPLPEILSLAESSQSQLMVDDAHGFGVLGESGKGSLEYFELEQGRVDIYMATLGKAIGGYGAFVAGKSTLIEALIQFARSYIYTTAIPPVVAAVNREGLRLVQSEPELRQNLQDNIQYFKQLAEEARLPLMPSDTAIQPLMVKKSDAAIRISQSLRDRGLLVVAIRPPTVPENTARLRITLTANHTKAHIEQLIEAIKDNIQVIP
- the bioH gene encoding pimeloyl-ACP methyl ester esterase BioH yields the protein MSKLKPYVETLGKGPDLVLLHGWGLHSGIWELVTEQLAKDFTLHMIDLPGFGRSPLPGGQYDLDLLTEQVLKVAPEKANYLGWSLGGLVATQIAIQNPGRVESLITVSSSPRFVQSEDWEHAMKPNIMDSFCRYLEEDYQGTIIRFLAIQAIGSETQKADIKRLRDTVFLHGLPATKALREGLALLNDVDLRQDIKHIQVPFLRLYGRLDSLVPVKAAETIKQLVPQSEQHVFPKASHAPFLSHTDSFIEKVSEFLKA
- the bioC gene encoding malonyl-ACP O-methyltransferase BioC; translation: MNQITPGEVARSFSKAAKTYDAAAFFQRIAGERLYERLDYFKLEPKSIVDLGCGTGVFTRELSQRFTQAQVTGVDIAEGMIQWCQQQSSAERYLCADAMTLPFPDNSVDLIFSNLAIQWVNDLSALFQELNRVLRPDGLLLFTTLGPDSLKELKQSFAEVDHYQHVNDFIDMHHVGDAMLNSQLSDPVVDAEAVVISYDKALELMRDLKDIGAHNIDSRRNSGLMGPNKLKAVEKAYRQFAMSDGKLPATYELIYGHAFGTEMKKVTDYHEYIVELAEGKREP
- the bioD gene encoding dethiobiotin synthase gives rise to the protein MNKGQRKFFVTGTDTEIGKTFISAALLRALAHKGKKAAGLKPIASDAQPVQGIMKNEDALELQKAASMSLSYSEINPFCFEPAIAPHIAADLAGTSLSVERLQNSVIIPDDAETVLIEGAGGWLTPLNNQETYADWVEQSGFEVILVVGMKLGCLNHAMLSVRDIERRGLKLAGWVANFPVGKMNMAEDNVQWLKSNIEAPCLGIVPQQDASQDADSVSQLLDVSSLL